A part of Drosophila ananassae strain 14024-0371.13 chromosome 2R, ASM1763931v2, whole genome shotgun sequence genomic DNA contains:
- the LOC6507755 gene encoding insulin-like growth factor-binding protein complex acid labile subunit encodes MLLPVKWTLLPCFLWLFSKGLPSTRAQDLCQPRGWRNFECLEVASLQDLVDLGAENWHTLSIRNDNTELEVGSGEYLDHLANLIELDLTKAAPINLNGSGFSVLPNLRYLNLSGCGIDNLEGNHFAAESALQRLDASHNQIVILDRDFFINLRKLIYANFSHNSLTDCDLPHMPLLNRLELGHNRLVGATFGVCPQMQQLILNDNQLAQIDVNAFRGLHGLLELQLSGNRLSSIGQETFQPLNQLRVLNLSRNALDALRPNVFGAAQNFMLHLQQLDLSRNRIRLLFDNQFRALARLQMLDVSRNSIASLSAGHFVGLGALRKLYLQSNDILEIKPDTFAALMNLDTLDLSYNSLEFLEEQIFGANTLLRMRRLNLNGNHLKHLHPLAFSSLPFLEYLSLGHNELKSLDVRMFAPMRRLQKLHLGHNQLEEITIDVLESLSSVSEVLVDNNRLTFLAKVNVSFPNLKRVAIEGNPWQCPCFVKLQHWLATRQVVYLRDNTAYYKGERPLCIVTSVDHCIQNLQAVRKLNILGVYQGEQIAADAYEEDVSAAQD; translated from the exons ATGTTGTTGCCAGTCAAATGGACTCTGTTGCCTTGCTTTTTGTGGCTCTTCTCGAAGGGGCTTCCCTCCACAAGAGCTCAAGATCTTTGCCAGCCCCGAGGTTGGCGCAACTTCGAGTGCCTTGAAGTGGCTTCTCTGCAGGATCTAGTGGATTTGGGGGCCGAGAACTGGCACACACTCAGCATCCGGAACGATAATACAGAGCTGGAGGTGGGCTCAG GGGAGTATCTCGATCACTTGGCTAACCTGATCGAGTTGGACTTAACCAAGGCAGCTCCCATAAACCTAAACGGAAGCGGTTTCTCGGTTCTGCCCAATCTGCGATATCTGAACCTCAGCGGCTGTGGGATTGACAACCTCGAGGGAAACCACTTTGCGGCTGAGTCAGCACTCCAACGACTCGATGCCAGCCACAATCAGATAGTGATTTTGGATCGGGACTTTTTCATAAATCTTCGCAAgctgatttatgcaaatttctcACACAACAGCCTCACCGACTGCGATCTGCCACACATGCCGTTGCTCAATCGCCTGGAACTGGGGCACAATCGATTGGTGGGCGCCACATTCGGTGTATGCCCCCAAATGCAGCAACTTATCCTCAATGACAATCAACTAGCTCAG ATCGACGTCAACGCTTTTCGTGGTCTCCATGGTCTCCTGGAACTGCAACTAAGTGGCAACAGACTATCCTCCATTGGCCAGGAAACCTTTCAGCCCCTCAACCAGCTAAGAGTGCTCAATCTCTCCCGCAATGCCCTGGATGCACTGCGTCCCAATGTGTTCGGGGCAGCCCAGAATTTCATGCTTCATCTGCAACAGTTGGATCTCTCACGGAATCGGATCCGGCTACTGTTTGACAACCAGTTTCGTGCCCTGGCCAGGCTGCAAATGCTGGATGTGTCCAGAAACAGCATCGCCAGCCTGAGCGCCGGACACTTTGTGGGCTTGGGAGCTCTCCGAAAACTGTATCTGCAATCCAACGATATCCTGGAGATCAAACCCGACACCTTTGCGGCACTTATGAATCTGGACACCCTTGACTTGTCGTACAACAGCCTGGAGTTTCTGGAGGAGCAGATCTTTGGGGCCAACACTCTGCTTCGCATGCGAAGACTTAACCTGAATGGCAATCATCTGAAGCACCTCCATCCGTTGGCGTTCTCGTCGTTGCCTTTCCTGGAATATCTGTCACTGGGACACAACGAACTAAAATCACTGGACGTGCGCATGTTTGCGCCCATGAGACGACTACAGAAGCTCCATCTGGGTCACAACCAGCTGGAAGAGATCACCATCGACGTGCTGGAGAGCTTGAGCAGCGTGTCCGAAGTCTTGGTGGACAACAACCGGCTGACATTTCTAGCCAAGGTGAACGTAAGCTTTCCCAACCTGAAGCGGGTGGCCATTGAGGGCAATCCCTGGCAGTGTCCTTGCTTCGTTAAGCTCCAGCACTGGCTAGCTACCAGGCAGGTGGTTTATCTGCGGGACAACACGGCCTACTACAAAGGTGAACGACCCCTCTGCATAGTGACCTCGGTGGACCACTGCATCCAAAACCTGCAGGCAGTGCGGAAACTGAACATCCTGGGCGTTTACCAGGGGGAGCAGATAGCGGCCGATGCCTACGAGGAAGATGTTAGTGCTGCCCAAGACTGA